A single window of Archangium gephyra DNA harbors:
- a CDS encoding serine/threonine-protein kinase, with protein MSTSPTPRIPRILGNYEIQSQLGKGGMAEVFRARVRTGPRQGWTVALKRLLPALTKDPASVALFASEARLTKQLDHPNIVQVLDVGVAEGQYFIVMDLVDGRDLGQLLRRCKHRGIHLPLDFSVYLARTLLEALGYAHSATGPQGEPLGIVHCDISPSNLFISRLGDIKLGDFGVARLRVDGVLQGGEVLGKPYYLSPEALQGAIAPSVDLWAATVVLYELLTLQRPFTGSTPEEVFTKIVYRDYLPPSLIRPEIPEALDEIIHRGFAVNPEDRFVTAEAFADALAPHYDERVGTPLAIAAVVRGLFGITDAK; from the coding sequence GTGAGCACCTCTCCCACGCCGCGGATCCCCCGGATCCTCGGCAACTACGAAATCCAGTCGCAGCTCGGCAAGGGAGGCATGGCCGAGGTCTTCCGTGCCCGCGTCCGTACCGGACCCCGCCAGGGCTGGACGGTGGCCCTCAAGCGGCTGTTGCCGGCCCTCACCAAGGATCCGGCCTCCGTCGCCCTCTTCGCCTCCGAGGCCCGCCTCACCAAGCAGCTGGACCATCCGAACATCGTCCAGGTGCTCGACGTGGGGGTGGCCGAGGGCCAGTACTTCATCGTCATGGACCTGGTGGACGGCCGGGACCTGGGGCAGCTCCTCCGCCGTTGCAAGCACCGCGGCATCCACCTGCCCCTGGACTTCTCCGTCTACCTGGCGCGCACGCTGCTCGAGGCCCTGGGCTACGCCCACTCCGCCACCGGCCCCCAGGGCGAGCCCCTGGGCATCGTCCACTGCGACATCTCGCCCTCCAACCTGTTCATCTCGCGGTTGGGGGACATCAAGCTGGGCGACTTCGGCGTGGCCCGCCTGCGCGTGGACGGCGTGCTCCAGGGCGGTGAGGTGCTCGGCAAGCCCTACTACCTGTCTCCCGAGGCGCTGCAGGGCGCGATCGCGCCCTCGGTGGACCTGTGGGCCGCCACCGTCGTGCTCTATGAGTTGCTGACGCTGCAGCGCCCCTTCACCGGCAGCACCCCGGAAGAGGTCTTCACGAAGATCGTCTACCGGGACTACCTGCCGCCGAGCCTCATCCGCCCGGAGATCCCCGAGGCGCTGGATGAGATCATCCACCGGGGCTTCGCGGTGAACCCCGAGGACCGGTTCGTCACGGCCGAGGCCTTCGCCGACGCGCTGGCGCCGCACTACGACGAGCGCGTGGGCACGCCCCTGGCCATCGCCGCCGTGGTGCGAGGGCTGTTCGGAATCACCGACGCGAAGTAA
- a CDS encoding TPR end-of-group domain-containing protein, whose amino-acid sequence MPQGSYQADVLGRVELGIEHERLAAYSVDGGPCRFKPQSPVLEGQLLGNVLVGQLTLCLEGASCPAMGTLPLLAVYSTEDRSLTAYVRPQAGCQVPGLGKGGILVLQPAQALSAPAPVRGGPSGVARLRTEKRNAEAAKEALERGNRLLGAKEWSGSAAEFERSITHDDRNWVAFFGLGTAWLMRGQASDAIDALSRARSLNPRESSIHYNLACAYSRLGDKKQALASLGQAVKLGFAITEGSQDVELDRLLGSDAASLNKYLGLLQQAVANNKASAGRRQQTGP is encoded by the coding sequence GTGCCCCAGGGAAGCTACCAGGCGGACGTGCTGGGCCGGGTGGAGCTGGGCATCGAGCACGAGCGGCTGGCCGCCTATTCCGTTGACGGCGGCCCCTGCCGCTTCAAGCCCCAGAGCCCGGTGCTGGAGGGGCAGTTGCTGGGCAACGTGCTGGTGGGGCAGCTCACCCTGTGCCTGGAGGGCGCGTCCTGTCCGGCCATGGGGACCCTGCCCCTGCTCGCCGTCTACAGCACGGAGGACCGGTCGCTGACGGCCTATGTGCGGCCGCAGGCGGGGTGCCAGGTGCCGGGGCTGGGCAAGGGGGGCATCCTGGTGCTGCAGCCGGCGCAGGCGCTGTCCGCGCCGGCTCCGGTGCGCGGGGGCCCGTCCGGCGTGGCGCGCCTGCGCACGGAGAAGCGCAACGCCGAGGCCGCCAAGGAGGCGCTGGAGCGGGGCAACCGGTTGCTGGGCGCCAAGGAGTGGAGCGGCTCGGCGGCCGAGTTCGAGCGGAGCATTACCCACGACGATCGCAACTGGGTGGCCTTCTTCGGCCTGGGCACGGCCTGGTTGATGCGCGGACAGGCCAGTGACGCCATCGACGCCCTGAGCCGGGCGCGGTCGCTCAATCCGCGCGAGTCGAGCATCCATTACAACCTGGCCTGCGCCTACAGCCGGCTGGGGGACAAGAAGCAGGCGCTGGCCAGCCTGGGGCAGGCGGTGAAGCTGGGTTTCGCCATCACCGAGGGCTCGCAGGACGTGGAGCTGGACAGGCTCCTGGGCTCGGACGCGGCCTCCCTCAACAAGTACCTGGGGCTGCTCCAGCAGGCAGTCGCGAACAACAAGGCCTCTGCCGGAAGGCGGCAACAGACGGGACCCTGA
- a CDS encoding 5-formyltetrahydrofolate cyclo-ligase, which translates to MSLREELTARRKAMTPDIIDERGLKVQSRFLATPYYQKARTVALYAPIRGEVPTRDILIAALQDEKIVCYPLSHVHGRILSFRAIKSEAELEPGRLGVREPTNSAELIPVDQIDLFVVPGLGFTRDGKRLGRGGGYYDATLKAASARSRRVGLAFGDQVVDTMPTTNDDVDMDLVVTESETLRGLYRDWDFLDT; encoded by the coding sequence GTGTCTCTGCGCGAGGAGCTGACGGCGCGGCGCAAGGCGATGACGCCGGATATCATCGACGAGCGCGGGCTGAAGGTGCAGTCCAGGTTCCTGGCGACACCTTATTACCAAAAGGCGAGGACGGTGGCGCTCTACGCCCCCATTCGGGGTGAAGTGCCCACGCGGGACATCCTCATCGCGGCACTGCAGGACGAGAAGATCGTCTGCTATCCGCTGTCCCACGTCCATGGACGCATCCTGTCCTTCCGGGCCATCAAGTCCGAGGCGGAGCTGGAGCCGGGCAGGCTCGGAGTACGCGAGCCCACCAACTCCGCCGAGCTCATCCCGGTGGATCAGATCGATCTGTTCGTGGTGCCCGGACTGGGCTTCACACGGGACGGCAAGCGGCTGGGCCGGGGCGGCGGCTACTACGACGCCACCCTGAAGGCGGCCTCCGCGCGCAGCCGCCGGGTGGGGCTGGCCTTCGGCGACCAGGTCGTCGACACCATGCCGACAACGAATGACGACGTGGACATGGACCTCGTCGTCACCGAGTCGGAGACACTGCGCGGGCTCTACCGCGACTGGGACTTCCTGGACACGTGA
- a CDS encoding TIGR00282 family metallophosphoesterase, translating to MKVLFMGDVVGKPGVTAVRTLLPKLIARHSVDLVIANAENSEGGAGISPESAEALLASEVNLLTSGNHFWTKKQILPWVEENPHLLLRPANYPKGAPGRGHTVIQTPDGRKLGVLNLEGRVNMKPLDNPFTVAPDLVAELRKQTPCILVDMHCEATSEKNAMGAHLDGKVSAVVGTHTHVQTADERILPGGTAYITDVGMCGPLDSVIGMKKESSIERFITLRHVPYELAKNLVYLQGVIIDMDDKTGKARGIERIREHLPGT from the coding sequence GTGAAAGTACTCTTCATGGGCGATGTGGTGGGCAAGCCAGGCGTCACGGCGGTGCGCACCCTTCTTCCCAAGCTCATCGCGCGCCACTCGGTGGATCTCGTCATCGCCAACGCTGAAAACAGCGAGGGCGGTGCCGGGATCTCCCCCGAGTCGGCCGAAGCGCTGCTCGCCAGTGAGGTCAACCTCCTGACGAGCGGCAACCATTTCTGGACCAAGAAGCAGATCCTCCCGTGGGTGGAGGAGAATCCGCACCTGCTCCTGCGGCCGGCCAACTACCCCAAGGGGGCGCCGGGCCGGGGGCACACCGTCATCCAGACACCGGATGGACGCAAGCTCGGGGTGCTCAACCTCGAGGGGCGCGTCAACATGAAGCCCCTGGACAACCCGTTCACGGTGGCGCCGGATCTGGTGGCGGAGCTGCGCAAGCAGACGCCCTGCATCCTGGTGGACATGCACTGCGAGGCCACCAGCGAGAAGAACGCCATGGGCGCCCACCTGGACGGCAAGGTGTCCGCCGTGGTGGGCACCCACACCCACGTGCAGACGGCCGACGAGCGGATTCTTCCCGGCGGCACGGCCTACATCACCGACGTGGGCATGTGTGGCCCGCTGGACTCCGTCATCGGGATGAAGAAGGAGTCCTCCATCGAGCGCTTCATCACCCTGCGCCACGTGCCCTACGAGCTGGCCAAGAACCTGGTCTACCTGCAGGGCGTCATCATCGACATGGATGACAAGACGGGCAAGGCGCGCGGCATCGAGCGCATCCGCGAGCACCTGCCGGGAACCTGA
- the tyrS gene encoding tyrosine--tRNA ligase has translation MSENPLRKATPQEQFEEVTRGTMDIQVPEELKKKLERSYETGKPLIIKAGFDPSRPDLHLGHSLLLTRMRRFQEFGHQVVFLIGDFTALIGDPSGKNVTRPALTRDEVKVNAKTYQDQVFKVLDAAKTQVRFNSEWLDKLGTEGMIRLAARYSVQRMLERDDFKTRFRENRSISIHEFLYPLLQGYDSVALKADVELGATDQLFNLLVGRQLMKEEGMEPQVIMTGPILEGLDAKMVDGKIVGDKMSKSLDNYVGISDPPEQIYGKLMSITDDLMWRYYELLSSRTLKELGELKQKVTSGELHPKAAKSGFAQEMAARFHDAESAQKAMQAWEERYSQKKIVAEDQPLVEVAMGGAPKLPLAKALAEAKLVASVTEARKLMGQGGVRVNGEKATDPKHELDAGEYLVQVGKHKSARLKLA, from the coding sequence ATGTCCGAAAATCCGCTGCGCAAGGCGACCCCCCAGGAGCAGTTCGAGGAAGTGACCCGCGGCACCATGGACATCCAGGTGCCCGAGGAGCTCAAGAAGAAGCTCGAGCGCTCGTATGAGACGGGCAAGCCGCTCATCATCAAGGCGGGCTTCGATCCGAGCCGGCCGGACCTGCACCTGGGCCACTCGCTGCTGCTCACGCGCATGCGGCGCTTCCAGGAGTTCGGCCACCAGGTGGTGTTCCTCATCGGTGACTTCACCGCGCTGATCGGCGACCCCTCCGGGAAGAACGTCACGCGCCCCGCCCTCACCCGCGACGAGGTGAAGGTCAACGCGAAGACGTACCAGGATCAGGTCTTCAAGGTGCTGGACGCGGCGAAGACGCAGGTGCGCTTCAACTCCGAGTGGTTGGACAAGCTGGGCACCGAGGGGATGATCCGCCTGGCGGCGCGCTACTCGGTGCAGCGCATGCTGGAGCGCGACGACTTCAAGACGCGCTTCCGGGAGAACCGCTCCATCTCCATCCACGAGTTCCTCTACCCGCTGCTGCAGGGCTACGACTCGGTGGCGCTCAAGGCGGACGTGGAGCTGGGCGCGACGGATCAGCTCTTCAACCTGCTGGTGGGCCGGCAGCTGATGAAGGAAGAGGGCATGGAGCCGCAGGTCATCATGACCGGGCCCATCCTCGAGGGCCTGGACGCGAAGATGGTCGACGGGAAGATCGTCGGCGACAAGATGTCCAAGAGCCTGGACAACTACGTGGGCATCAGTGATCCGCCGGAGCAGATCTACGGCAAGCTGATGAGCATCACGGACGATCTGATGTGGCGGTACTACGAGCTGCTGTCGTCGCGGACGCTCAAGGAGCTGGGCGAGCTGAAGCAGAAGGTGACGAGCGGGGAGCTGCATCCGAAGGCGGCCAAGTCGGGCTTCGCGCAGGAGATGGCGGCGCGCTTCCACGACGCGGAGTCGGCCCAGAAGGCGATGCAGGCCTGGGAGGAGCGCTACTCGCAGAAGAAGATCGTCGCCGAGGACCAGCCGCTGGTGGAGGTGGCGATGGGCGGAGCACCAAAGCTGCCGCTGGCGAAGGCGCTGGCCGAGGCGAAGCTGGTGGCGTCCGTCACGGAGGCGCGCAAGCTGATGGGCCAGGGCGGCGTGCGGGTGAACGGGGAGAAGGCCACGGACCCCAAGCACGAGCTGGATGCGGGCGAGTACCTGGTGCAGGTGGGCAAGCACAAGTCCGCGCGCCTCAAGCTGGCGTGA
- a CDS encoding EndoU domain-containing protein, whose amino-acid sequence MRTLPLLLIALCTLPFRAHASGAFVSGTRLEAVAEPESTQVVFTVEPDKAYPVLKKGGPGRAWCKLKGATREGWVKCDGTAELPEQPRMSGEYLASKDRAPEAAPMPANIPQASGCATRCNNPPLFRQLPALKPVDREVLGMCPARPDASVSRGDVQRFMSAHLDDPRIQRALSAAGRPGSRQGNLEWLTGLWVSTGPRNAFTHVFCGDEWLDKNIGGLHYLPRYAQLESEGKLCFDGPARGGKALQGSQYLIRFRGVAPWSCAEKKLGGFAQAEDPVAMVAVGTRAFARCCARDGAKKEGGVYSAPDLGGKAWRIWCGTRNGTYGIATLYPTDERPTCGE is encoded by the coding sequence ATGCGGACCCTCCCCCTGCTGCTGATTGCCCTATGTACCCTCCCCTTCCGAGCCCATGCCTCGGGCGCCTTCGTCTCCGGCACCCGGCTGGAGGCGGTGGCGGAACCCGAGTCCACCCAGGTCGTCTTCACCGTCGAGCCGGACAAGGCCTACCCCGTCCTCAAGAAGGGAGGCCCCGGGCGCGCGTGGTGCAAGCTGAAGGGCGCCACGCGCGAGGGCTGGGTGAAGTGCGACGGCACGGCGGAGCTGCCGGAGCAGCCGCGGATGAGCGGTGAGTACCTGGCCTCGAAGGACCGGGCCCCGGAGGCCGCTCCCATGCCAGCCAACATCCCCCAGGCCTCGGGCTGCGCGACCCGCTGCAACAACCCGCCCCTGTTCCGCCAGCTCCCCGCGCTCAAGCCGGTGGACCGCGAGGTGCTCGGCATGTGCCCGGCACGGCCGGACGCCTCGGTGAGCCGCGGCGACGTCCAGCGCTTCATGTCCGCGCACCTCGACGACCCGCGCATCCAGCGGGCCCTGTCCGCCGCGGGCCGCCCGGGCTCGCGCCAGGGGAACCTCGAGTGGCTCACCGGCCTGTGGGTCAGCACCGGGCCGCGCAACGCCTTCACCCACGTCTTCTGCGGCGACGAGTGGCTGGACAAGAACATCGGCGGGCTGCACTACCTGCCGCGCTACGCCCAGCTCGAGTCCGAGGGGAAGCTGTGCTTCGACGGCCCGGCGCGCGGCGGAAAGGCGCTCCAGGGCTCGCAGTACCTCATCCGCTTCCGCGGCGTGGCCCCCTGGTCCTGCGCCGAGAAGAAGCTCGGCGGCTTCGCGCAGGCGGAGGATCCCGTGGCCATGGTCGCCGTGGGCACCCGCGCCTTCGCCCGCTGCTGCGCGCGCGATGGAGCCAAGAAGGAGGGCGGCGTGTACTCGGCGCCGGACCTCGGAGGCAAGGCGTGGCGCATCTGGTGCGGGACGCGCAATGGCACCTACGGCATCGCCACCCTCTACCCCACCGACGAGCGCCCCACCTGCGGCGAGTGA
- a CDS encoding SOS response-associated peptidase encodes MCGRVTIQTPALAIAREFALTGIRTALERPRYNLAPTQLMPVVINDGERMLDAYRWGLIPSWAKEAAIGNKLINARGETVSEKPSFRSALKRRRCLVLVDGWYEWKQSTKPKTPYLFRRKDGRPMAFAGLWEEWTAPDTGELLRTCTVITTGPNHLMAPIHDRMPVILSPEAQTLWLRPEPQEASVLQPLLVPNEDEPLEAWEVARVVNSPTNDVVACVERVASQSTLLV; translated from the coding sequence ATGTGTGGCCGCGTCACCATCCAGACCCCCGCCCTGGCGATCGCTCGTGAGTTCGCCCTCACCGGCATCCGCACCGCCCTCGAGCGCCCCCGCTACAACCTCGCCCCCACCCAGCTCATGCCCGTCGTCATCAACGACGGCGAGCGCATGCTGGATGCCTACCGCTGGGGCCTCATCCCCTCCTGGGCCAAGGAGGCCGCCATCGGCAACAAGCTCATCAACGCCCGCGGCGAGACCGTCTCCGAGAAGCCCAGCTTCCGCTCCGCCCTCAAGCGCCGCCGCTGCCTCGTGCTCGTGGACGGCTGGTACGAGTGGAAGCAGAGCACGAAGCCCAAGACGCCCTACCTCTTCCGCCGCAAGGACGGCCGCCCCATGGCCTTCGCCGGCCTCTGGGAAGAATGGACCGCCCCCGACACGGGCGAGCTCCTCCGCACCTGCACCGTCATCACCACCGGCCCCAACCACCTCATGGCCCCCATCCATGACCGCATGCCCGTCATCCTCTCGCCCGAGGCCCAGACGCTGTGGCTGCGTCCGGAGCCCCAGGAGGCCTCGGTGCTCCAGCCCCTGCTCGTGCCCAACGAAGACGAGCCCCTCGAGGCCTGGGAGGTGGCGCGCGTGGTGAACTCTCCCACGAACGACGTGGTGGCCTGTGTGGAGCGCGTGGCCAGCCAGTCCACGCTCCTGGTCTGA
- a CDS encoding SAM-dependent methyltransferase — protein sequence MVGSPIAMGKPYRPKDHYFKKAKQEGLRARSAFKVDEILKRYPFLKKGATVLDLGAAPGGFLQILADAVGPNGRVIGVDIVAIRPFSQPFVKTAVLDVLADDFDAKLSELYDGPYDAVISDMAPKTSGIRTTDEARSLRLARKALELAVTRGRPGSAFVAKLFMGGEFEEFRDEVRAGFEEVKLVRPEATRGASMEVYVVGLRRKAPSAPAPVAP from the coding sequence ATGGTAGGGAGCCCCATCGCCATGGGCAAGCCCTACCGTCCGAAAGACCACTATTTCAAGAAAGCCAAGCAAGAAGGGTTGAGGGCCCGCTCCGCCTTCAAGGTGGATGAGATCCTCAAGCGCTACCCCTTCTTGAAGAAGGGCGCCACGGTGCTCGACCTGGGGGCCGCGCCGGGCGGCTTCCTGCAGATATTGGCCGACGCGGTGGGCCCCAACGGCCGGGTCATCGGGGTGGACATCGTCGCCATCCGGCCCTTCTCGCAGCCCTTCGTGAAGACGGCGGTGCTGGACGTGCTGGCCGACGACTTCGACGCGAAGCTGAGCGAGCTGTACGACGGGCCCTACGACGCGGTCATCTCGGACATGGCGCCCAAGACGAGTGGCATCCGCACCACGGACGAGGCCCGCAGCCTGCGGCTGGCACGCAAGGCGCTGGAGCTGGCGGTGACGCGGGGCCGTCCGGGCTCGGCCTTCGTGGCCAAGCTCTTCATGGGCGGCGAGTTCGAGGAGTTCCGCGACGAGGTGCGCGCCGGCTTCGAGGAGGTGAAGCTGGTGCGTCCCGAGGCCACCCGGGGCGCCAGCATGGAGGTGTACGTGGTGGGCCTGCGCCGCAAGGCTCCGTCCGCCCCGGCCCCCGTGGCGCCGTGA